A DNA window from Brassica napus cultivar Da-Ae chromosome C1, Da-Ae, whole genome shotgun sequence contains the following coding sequences:
- the LOC111215608 gene encoding uncharacterized protein LOC111215608, whose protein sequence is MGRARTRSGYISTALGSFRSLFPRNLRTNNMKIKTGKFLGVSVSLILINLAAIMERADENLLPSVYKEVSEAFNAGPSDLGYLTFVRNFVQGLASPLAGVLVITYDRPIVLAIGTLCWALSTAAVGASNYFIQVALWRAVNGFGLAIVIPALQSFIADSYKDGTRGAGFGLLNLIGTIGGIGGGVVATVMAGSEFWGVPGWRCAFIMMATLSAVIGLLVFLFVVDPRKHIEREELVVHKISVWNDSWAATKSVVKVRTFQIIVLQGIVGSLPWTAMVFFTMWFELIGFDHNQTAALLGVFATGCAIGTLMGGIIADKMSRIFPNSGRVMCAQFSAFMGIPFSVILLKAIPQSRESYLTFSITLFLMGLTISWCGSAVNAPMFAEVVPPKHRTMIYAFDRAFEGSFSSFAAPLVGILSEKMFGYDSKGIDPLKGSSVREAEALSKGLLSMMAVPFGLCCLSYTPLHFVFKKDRENAKTASSKDVEMI, encoded by the exons atgggtCGTGCTCGAACTCGTTCCGGTTACATCTCCACCGCTTTAGGATCCTTCCGGTCTCTGTTTCCTCGCAACCTCCGTACTAACAACATGAAGATAAA AACAGGAAAGTTTTTAGGAGTTTCGGTTTCACTGATTCTGATAAACCTAGCTGCGATCATGGAGCGAGCAGACGAGAATCTACTGCCTTCGGTTTACAAAGAAGTGAGCGAAGCGTTTAACGCAGGACCGTCAGATTTAGGATACTTAACATTCGTTAGGAACTTTGTTCAAGGACTCGCTTCGCCGTTAGCAGGAGTTCTCGTCATTACCTATGATCGTCCCATTGTTCTTGCGATAGGTACTCTCTGTTGGGCTTTGTCTACTGCTGCCGTTGGAGCTAGCAACTACTTCATTCAG GTTGCTTTATGGAGAGCAGTGAATGGGTTTGGATTAGCTATTGTGATACCGGCGCTTCAGTCGTTTATAGCAGATAGCTATAAGGATGGTACTAGAGGAGCTGGTTTTGGTTTGTTGAATCTCATTGGTACTATTGGTGGTATTGGAGGAGGTGTTGTAGCTACTGTTATGGCCGGTTCTGAGTTCTGGGGTGTACCGGGATGGCGTTGCGCTTTCATCATGATGGCAACTCTTAGTGCTGTGATTGGGTTACTAGTTTTTCTCTTTGTGGTTGACCCCAGGAAGCACATTGAACG AGAGGAGCTAGTGGTTCATAAGATATCGGTTTGGAATGACTCATGGGCAGCTACAAAGTCGGTGGTGAAAGTAAGGACGTTTCAGATCATTGTCTTGCAAGGAATCGTTGGTTCGTTACCTTGGACTGCAATGGTTTTCTTCACAATGTGGTTTGAGCTTATCG gtTTTGATCATAACCAGACAGCAGCTTTGCTTGGAGTGTTTGCGACCGGATGCGCTATAGGAACCTTAATGGGAGGCATCATTGCTGATAAGATGTCAAGGATTTTTCCGAACTCCGGTAGAGTGATGTGTGCGCAGTTCAGTGCCTTCATGGGGATCCCATTCTCAGTTATCCTTCTGAAAGCAATCCCACAGAGCAGAGAAAGCTACTTGACCTTCTCCATCACTCTCTTCTTGATGGGTCTCACCATAAGCTGGTGCGGTTCAGCGGTTAACGCGCCCATGTTTGCCGAAGTCGTCCCTCCCAAGCACAGGACGATGATCTACGCGTTCGACAGGGCTTTCGAAGGCTCTTTCTCCTCGTTCGCTGCGCCTTTGGTTGGGATCTTGTCTGAGAAGATGTTCGGGTATGATTCCAAAGGTATTGATCCTTTGAAAGGCTCCTCCGTGCGTGAAGCTGAGGCTCTCTCCAAGGGGCTGTTGTCGATGATGGCTGTCCCCTTTGGCCTCTGCTGTCTCTCTTACACGCCTTTGCATTTCGTTTTCAAGAAAGATCGAGAGAACGCGAAAACAGCGAGTTCTAAAGACGTTGAAATGATCTGA
- the LOC125580521 gene encoding BES1/BZR1 homolog protein 2-like → MAAGGGGSSSAGRTPTWKERENNKKRERRRRAITAKIYSGLRAQGNYKLPKHCDNNEVLKALCLEAGWIVEEDGTTYRKGFKPSPTNFSTNSSIQPSPQSSAFPSPAPSYHGSPVSSSFPSPSRYDANPSSYLLLPFLHNIASSIPSNLPPLRISNSAPVTPPLSSPTSRGSKRKLTTEQLPNGGSLLRHPLFAISAPSSPTRRGGHQTPPTIPECDESVEDSVEDSGRWISFQSTAPPSPTFNLVQQTSMEIDMKRPEWGMNARGSEFEFENGTVKPWEGEMIHEVGVEDLELTLGGTKTRC, encoded by the exons ATGGCGGCAGGTGGAGGAGGATCATCGTCGGCGGGACGGACTCCGACGTGGAAGGAGAGGGAGAACAATAAGAAGAgggagaggagaagaagagccATCACGGCTAAAATCTACTCTGGTCTCAGAGCTCAAGGTAACTACAAGCTCCCTAAGCACTGCGACAACAACGAAGTCCTTAAAGCTCTCTGTCTCGAAGCTGGTTGGATCGTTGAAGAAGACGGCACCACTTATCGCAAG GGTTTTAAGCCATCTCCGACGAACTTCAGCACGAACTCATCAATCCAACCGAGCCCACAATCCTCTGCCTTCCCAAGCCCAGCACCTTCTTACCATGGCTCCCCTGTCTCATCCTCCTTCCCAAGCCCATCTCGTTACGACGCTAACCCTTCCTCGTACCTCCTCCTCCCTTTCCTCCACAACATCGCTTCCTCCATCCCATCAAACCTCCCTCCTCTCAGAATCTCCAACAGCGCTCCCGTAACTCCCCCCTTATCCTCTCCCACCTCTCGCGGTTCGAAGCGGAAGCTCACCACGGAACAGCTACCAAACGGCGGGTCTTTGCTTAGACACCCGCTTTTCGCTATCTCGGCTCCGTCTAGTCCTACTCGCCGCGGCGGTCACCAGACACCGCCGACGATACCCGAATGCGACGAGTCGGTGGAGGATTCGGTAGAGGATTCAGGGAGGTGGATCAGTTTTCAATCTACGGCTCCTCCTTCCCCGACGTTTAACCTCGTTCAGCAGACGTCTATGGAGATTGACATGAAAAGACCAGAGTGGGGGATGAATGCGAGGGGCTCAGAGTTTGAGTTCGAGAATGGTACTGTTAAGCCATGGGAAGGCGAAATGATTCATGAAGTTGGTGTAGAGGATCTTGAGCTCACTCTCGGTGGCACTAAAACAAGATGCTAA
- the LOC106369801 gene encoding UDP-glycosyltransferase 72C1: MEIHGALVASPGMGHAVPILELGKHLLNHHGFDRVTVFLVTDDVPRSKSLIGKTLTEEEDPKFVIRFIQLDVSGQDLTGSLLTKLAEMMRKAIPQIKSAVMELEPKPSVFVVDLLGTEALIVAKELEIMKKHVLVTTSAWFLALTVYMASLDEGTLFKHLSSNGALLIPGCTPVKFDRVQDPSGYVRELAESQRIGLEVVTADGVFVNTCHSLESVTIRSFLDHKKLGLVMKGVPVYPVGPLVRPAEPDLKHEVLDWLDLQAKESVVYVSFGSGGSLTAEQTMELAYGLELSGFRFVWVVRPPAEDDPSASMFDKATNQTEPLDFLPEGFLDRTKDVGLVVKTWAPQEEILAHEATGGFVSHCGWNSVLESIVNGVPMIAWPLYSEQKMNAWLVSEELKIAARVDVGNGIVKKEEIAEMVKRVMDEEEGKEMRENVMELKKKTAEEAVKNLSTPQAAYLTQY; encoded by the coding sequence ATGGAGATTCACGGAGCTCTAGTGGCTAGTCCGGGCATGGGCCACGCAGTACCCATCTTAGAACTTGGCAAACATCTCTTGAACCACCACGGTTTCGACCGTGTTACTGTATTCCTAGTCACAGATGATGTCCCACGCTCAAAATCCCTAATTGGTAAAACgctgacggaagaagaagatccaaagttCGTGATCAGGTTTATTCAGCTCGACGTTTCTGGTCAAGATCTCACCGGTTCGCTTTTAACTAAACTAGCAGAGATGATGAGGAAGGCAATACCGCAGATAAAGTCTGCGGTCATGGAGTTAGAGCCAAAGCCTAGCGTTTTCGTCGTTGACTTGTTGGGCACGGAAGCTTTAATTGTGGCTAAGGAGCTTGAGATCATGAAGAAACATGTTCTTGTTACTACAAGTGCTTGGTTTCTAGCTCTTACGGTTTACATGGCGAGTCTTGACGAAGGGACGTTGTTTAAGCATCTGAGCAGCAACGGAGCGTTGCTTATACCGGGATGCACCCCGGTTAAGTTTGACCGGGTTCAAGATCCGAGTGGTTACGTCCGTGAACTCGCTGAGTCACAGAGAATTGGGCTTGAGGTAGTAACCGCAGATGGGGTGTTTGTGAACACGTGTCATAGTTTGGAGTCAGTGACGATCAGGTCTTTCTTGGATCACAAGAAACTCGGTTTGGTTATGAAAGGAGTCCCGGTTTACCCTGTTGGACCGCTGGTTAGACCAGCGGAACCGGATTTGAAGCATGAGGTTCTGGACTGGCTTGACTTGCAAGCCAAGGAATCTGTTGTTTATGTCTCTTTCGGAAGCGGTGGATCACTAACAGCTGAGCAGACAATGGAGCTGGCTTACGGTTTGGAGTTAAGCGGGTTTAGGTTTGTTTGGGTGGTCAGACCACCGGCTGAAGACGACCCGTCAGCTTCAATGTTTGACAAAGCCACGAACCAGACCGAACCACTTGACTTCTTACCGGAAGGATTTTTAGACCGGACCAAGGATGTAGGTTTGGTGGTCAAGACCTGGGCCCCGCAAGAGGAGATCCTTGCACATGAAGCAACGGGAGGGTTTGTGAGTCACTGCGGATGGAACTCTGTTTTGGAGAGTATAGTGAACGGTGTGCCGATGATAGCTTGGCCTTTGTACTCGGAGCAGAAGATGAACGCGTGGCTGGTCTCAGAGGAGCTGAAGATCGCTGCTAGGGTTGATGTTGGGAATGGGATTgtgaagaaagaagagatagcTGAGATGGTGAAGCGAGTgatggatgaagaagaaggcaaAGAGATGAGGGAGAATGTTATGGAACTCAAGAAGAAGACAGCAGAGGAAGCTGTCAAGAATCTCTCAACGCCTCAGGCTGCTTACTTAACTCAAtactaa
- the LOC125580522 gene encoding aminopeptidase P1-like, with product MSEILSSLRSLMASHSPPLDALVVPSEDYHQSEYVSARDKRREFVSGFTGSAGLALITKNEARLWTDGRYFLQATQQLSNEWTLMRMGEDPLVEVWMSDNLSEEANIGVDPWCVSVDTANRWNKSFAKKYQKLVPTTTDLVDEVWQNRPPSQTSPLVVHPLEFAGRSVPDKLEELRSKLKQENARGYVIAALDEVAWLYNIRGTDVAYCPVAHAFAIVTTDSAFLYVDTKKVSDEASEYFKGLGVEVREYTDVISDVALLASDRLFSSFSSKSTKDMEIDSDWVWVDPAKCCYALYSKLDADKVLLQPSPLSLPKALKNPVELEGLKKAHVRDGAAVVQYLVWLDQQMQELYGASGYFMEAESNKKKPTSETAKLTELNVSDKLESLRAAKEHFRGLSFPTISSVGSNAAIIHYSPEPETCAEMDPDKIYLCDSGAQYLDGTTDITRTVHFGKPSAHEKDCYTAVLKGHIALGNARFPRGTSGYTLDILARAPLWKYGLDYRHGTGHGVGSYLFVHEGPHQISFRPHARNVPLQASMTVTDEPGYYEDGNFGIRLENVLVVNDAETEFNFGDKGYLQFEHITWAPYQVKLINLEQLTQEEIEWLNTYHLKCKDILAPFMNQAEMEWLKKATEPPEALRAS from the exons AGCGAGTATGTTTCTGCTCGGGACAAACGTCGCGAGTTCGTGTCTGGATTCACTGGAAGTGCAG GTTTGGCACTAATCACGAAAAACGAAGCAAGGCTTTGGACAGATGGTCGGTACTTCTTGCAAGCAACGCAACAGCTTAGCAACGAGTGGACACTAATGCGTATGGGAGAAGATCCTCTCGTTGAAGTTTGGATGTCTGAT AATCTATCCGAAGAAGCAAACATTGGTGTTGATCCATGGTGTGTCTCCGTAGACACTGCTAACAGATGGAACAAGTCCTTTGCCAAGAAGTATCAGAAGCTCGTTCCGACAACAACTGATCTTGTCGACGAGGTTTGGCAAAACCGCCCACCTTCTCAGACGAGCCCCCTCGTCGTTCATCCCTTGGAGTTTGCTGGCCGTTCTGTTCCCGATAAACTCGAAGAGCTGAGGTCAAAGCTCAAGCAAGAGAATGCGCGTGGTTATGTCATCGCTGCTCTCGACGAGGTTGCTTGGCTCTACAATATCCGTGGAACCGATGTTGCTTACTGTCCCGTTGCTCACGCCTTTGCTATTGTTACAACCGACTCTGCTTTCCTCTATGTGGACACAAAGAAAGTATCTGATGAGGCGAGTGAGTACTTCAAAGGGCTTGGAGTAGAGGTCAGAGAGTACACAGATGTGATCTCGGATGTGGCATTGCTTGCTTCTGATAGACTATTTTCGTCATTCTCCTCTAAAAGTACAAAGGACATGGAGATTGATTCTGATTGGGTATGGGTGGACCCTGCTAAGTGCTGCTATGCACTTTATTCAAAATTGGATGCTGATAAGGTCCTCTTGCAACCATCTCCGTTATCACTCCCTAAAGCCTTAAAG AACCCTGTTGAGCTAGAAGGGCTCAAGAAGGCACATGTGCGTGATGGTGCAGCTGTTGTCCAGTACCTTGTCTGGCTAGATCAACAGATGCAGGAGCTATATGGAGCATCTGGATACTTTATGGAAGCAGAGTCTAACAAGAAGAAACCAACTAGTGAGACCGCTAAGCTTACCGAATTGAATGTGAGCGATAAGCTTGAAAGTCTCCGAGCTGCCAAAGAG CATTTTAGGGGATTAAGCTTTCCTACTATATCATCTGTCGGTTCAAACGCTGCTATTATTCATTATTCACCAGAGCCAGAAACTTGTGCCGAGATGGACCCAGACAAAATCTACTTGTGTGATTCAGGAGCACAG TATCTGGATGGAACAACTGATATAACACGAACGGTTCACTTTGGAAAGCCTTCAGCTCATGAAAAGGACTGCTACACTGCG GTGCTGAAGGGTCATATTGCACTCGGAAATGCTCGGTTTCCTAGAGGAACAAGCG GGTATACACTTGATATTCTTGCTAGAGCTCCTTTGTGGAAGTATGGTTTGGATTATCGACATGGTACTGGTCATGGTGTCGGCTCTTACCTTTTCGTCCATGAAG GACCTCACCAAATTAGTTTCAGACCTCATGCTAGGAATGTTCCTCTTCAAGCTTCCATGACTGTTACTGATG AACCTGGTTATTATGAAGATGGGAACTTTGGTATTAGGCTAGAGAATGTTCTTGTTGTCAATGATGCTGAAACAGAATTTAACTTTGGCGACAAGGGTTACTTGCAGTTCGAGCATATCACTTGG GCACCCTATCAAGTGAAACTTATCAATCTAGAGCAGTTGACACAAGAAGAGATCGAATGGTTAAACACTTACCATTTGAAATGCAAGGACATTTTGGCTCCGTTCATGAACCAGGCCGAAATGGAATGGCTCAAAAAAGCTACTGAACCT CCTGAGGCGTTGAGAGCTTCATAA